In Haematobia irritans isolate KBUSLIRL chromosome 1, ASM5000362v1, whole genome shotgun sequence, a genomic segment contains:
- the LOC142219419 gene encoding uncharacterized protein LOC142219419 codes for MKKHGTHITFVADMSGVLPQRDPSPPGPSRPARHNRHSNDPRYRPSHWQFACGLCQDDHPLRNCHRFRQQTPYQRYETVERRSYCRNCLARSHLAPDCPVLTACRECNLRHHTMLHGAPQLRETFGRYTPPPVELPYHRSSVFIPTAQVYMAGENSEDWASVRVLLCQAATSTRVAASTITRLGIPTTERNGHRFASIRLRCRTYGSRLVYRLKALVTRDLPRRPYSDPIIEDPTVAMEARPLADIDPRGNESIDVEIGAGPYAYLRRDGVVETGLGRVFAQLTDWGYVFVGPVSSSSQETR; via the coding sequence ATGAAAAAACACGGTACTCACATAACTTTCGTTGCAGATATGTCAGGAGTACTCCCACAAAGAGACCCATCCCCACCTGGACCCAGCAGACCTGCCCGTCACAACCGCCATAGCAATGACCCACGTTACCGCCCTTCTCATTGGCAATTTGCTTGTGGGCTTTGTCAAGATGACCACCCACTGAGAAATTGTCATCGTTTCCGCCAGCAGACCCCATACCAACGATACGAGACCGTAGAGCGACGTAGCTATTGTCGCAACTGCCTGGCACGCAGCCACCTAGCTCCAGACTGTCCAGTCCTCACGGCGTGCAGGGAGTGTAACTTGCGTCACCATACAATGCTGCATGGGGCTCCTCAACTGAGGGAAACATTTGGGCGCTACACACCCCCTCCAGTGGAATTGCCTTACCACCGATCATCGGTGTTTATACCAACGGCGCAAGTTTATATGGCAGGTGAAAACTCCGAGGACTGGGCCAGTGTCAGGGTGTTGCTGTGTCAGGCAGCTACATCAACAAGAGTTGCGGCCTCCACAATCACGAGACTTGGCATTCCAACCACCGAAAGAAATGGACACAGGTTTGCAAGTATTCGGTTGCGATGCCGGACTTATGGTAGTCGGCTCGTTTATCGACTAAAGGCCTTAGTGACACGGGACCTGCCACGAAGACCCTACTCTGACCCAATAATAGAAGATCCCACCGTCGCTATGGAAGCCCGACCTCTTGCTGATATCGATCCAAGGGGCAATGAATCAATCGATGTAGAAATTGGTGCTGGTCCATATGCCTACCTCAGGAGAGACGGAGTTGTCGAAACCGGCTTAGGACGTGTCTTCGCCCAGCTGACCGATTGGGGATACGTGTTTGTGGGACCAGTGAGTAGTTCGTCACAGGAAACGAGATGA